The genomic region AATAAACAGTCTAACAGATTTCATGTCTGAATTAGAGATTTGCATTTGTATGctaaaaatttttcttttctatcctGCTATTTGAAGTTGGGAAGGATGGGCAGTTCAAGGCAGGTTAAAGTTGGAGACCTGCAGCTCCAACAGACTAAGTAATGTGTGGTCTAATAATTTCTGTTGACGCTGTAGCAAAACAGTCATTATATTTAGACTTCTCTTCAGATGTTATCCTGAGTTGTGACTGATCAATGAACCCCTACAGCTCAAAGGAGATGGGCAAGTGCAGTGTGCTCGTGAATTATGCAGTGACTGAACAGGGCTGTCAGAAAGAAAGTTGAACTTAGCATTAAGGGGACCAGAGAGGTACCTTTTTCTAGATTAACAGTTGTACCAGTTGGGTGGATCAGCTGGTTGTGTAAATTTTTGAGTTAATGAGTTAATCAAAAGAGCATGAATGTCTTCCTGAGTTAGCCAGACCAGCATGGGGGAGTGTATACGTGGCTCAGCCTAACACAGAGTACAACCACTGAACAACTGACTAAAAGAGGTTTGAAGAGGGCAACAGGCTCGAGCTGCTTAAACCCACATATTCCTTCCTGGTGCCACCCAGCATTGCGACAGTGAGCGTATCGTAGAGCCTGGCAATGAGAATCACATTTGCGTTGTGATTCAGCTGTGTATTGAAATTGCTATATTCTGCTAACTGTAATTTGCACCTGTGTTGTGCCTTCAACACATAGCTGTATCATTCTGCTAAATCAGAACCCCGTGTAATATCACATTTCTTCACATATAAGTAAATTTGgtattaaacattaaattatCCATGTGTGGAATATCGTAAAGAACCTGGTCAGACAGTATTGGACTCTGACATGAGTGGAGGCTGAGGTAAACAGGCACTGCAGTTTGatataaattgtatttttagaaatgatCCCATTGAGAAAGCCTCACTTTTCTCacatttatgtttttttcttcttgttagaTTCTCCTGTTTCAGGTACTCCCTGCCAGATTATTGCAGTGATTGCAGGGATCCTCGTCTTGGCATtgctgggagcagcagtggGGTTTATTATCAAGGGTAAATAAATCTCctccactgaaaatatttgatcTGAATTTAGAACTTTGTCAGGGATCAAAACAAGGGTCTTGAAATCTGCTCAGGGGTCCAAGAAAAGCaccttttctctcttaaaaaagagccttgcttcttttttctgagattttaaaatgttaagttTGATCTAGTTAGACCAGCCCTCAGCAGGAACAAGAAAGTAAGGGGCAGAGGGTATCAAAGATGCCTTTGATGGTGACTGGGTAGACCTCAGTGTATAGCAGTCACACTGTGTTGGGTGCTCAGCCACTCAGGAACATTTACATCCTGATGAATACAGCTCTGGGCTGGAGGACATAACCTGAAGgcccatttcttttctctggatTTGGAGATCAGTGCTGTACAGCAAGAGAATGAACCCTGAGTGGCCACCCATGGGCTAGTAGCACCAGATGCTCTCCTGTTcggaaagaaaaggagggtaCATCAAACTGCAAGACCTCCATGACTAGCAGCTATTAGAAAATCATTGCTGTTCCTAGGAAGTTTAAGCCTTTTGACCAGCTTGCCGTGAAACGCTATGAAGCTGAGGTTCAGGCAAGTACGGTAATCGGAAATGCTGTTCGTACCAGGCAGCAGTACTTCAGAAATGTGCTACAGGacgtgccctggcagcagccagcgGTAGTTGTGTAGGCTGTATGGAAACGGGTGACCTGCCACAAACCTGTCAGGTGCCAGGGCTTTGCCTGTCCCGTTGGGCAGAAGGAAACATGGGCCAAAGACCCAGTTGATATGGAGAAGACAGAACAAAAACGGGAGGGAAAAACAGAGAGGCAAAAACActgggagggaagaagaaggtCCCAAGAGACCCCTACACACCCTCCCACCTATTCCCAATCTGGAAAGTGGATACCCTTTACAGAGCCCTCCAGAGACTGATGCAGGTAATTACATCGTGTTTGCAAGTCTCGGAAGAGCTCCAAGGATGGCATTAATGTAACTGTGGAGAATCATTTTCTGGAGAGTTTTGTGAGATCTCTTTGTGATGAACTTGGCTATGACTTTGAATGGGAAGAGAGATGTATGATTGTTTTGCAGGCTGTCCATGTCCACGCTGCCCTGAGCAGTGGGTAGCTTATAGAGGGAGCTGCTACTCCTTCTCCAAGGAGAAGAAGGACTGGCATTCCAGCCGGGAATCCTGCCGGGCACAGGGAGCCCATCTCCTGGTGATCAGCAATACCAGCAAAATGGTGGGTGCCTTTGCAGTGGCAAGGGCAGAGGGCCTTTGCCATACAGGGTGGTAGGATTATGGGGGAGCAGGTCCAAGGCACTGAACCACCCGGCTCTTCCCCGCTGTGAGGAAGGGAGAGCGTAAATGGACTTTGCAAGGCCCTGGGACCCTCCCACCACCTTCCCGCATCTGGCAGAGACAAGGCTTTCCCTTGGCCCCTTTGCACGAGGGACTCGcctctctctgcctgcctccgCTGAGCTTGTCGTGGACTCAGCCCTGAGACCCCACAGTGGGGGGCTGCATGGCACCCTGAAACGTTCTCTCACAAAGCAGGTCCCTGTAGGAAGGGCGGGTGTGGGTATTCAAAGGACATTGAGAAAAGGCTCCGGAACGCCCTCTCTCACACAGCacccctttctttccccctcagAAGCCAGGACTTGACTGGGTTTCTCTGAGTCTACTgatctttttctgcctttctatCCCTCTTAGGACTTCTTCCCGATGATGCACTTCGAATCCCACTGGATTGGTTTGCAGAATAGCACTGGTGGTGACTGGGTCTGGGAAGATGGCTCAAAACTGAGTGGCAACAAGTGAGTATGGTGTTCCCTCTGTATTTTTAGATAAAGTAAAGGGCTTGAAATCCTTCCCATGCCCTCAAGCCTTTTAAACTGTCCCACCTGTGGTCGATGGAAGTTGACCAACAATGAACACAGCTGCTAAGGGATGTTCAGAGTGGCCGCAGGCTCTAGCAGCTCCAGAACTAAGGggttcctcctgcctggctgctgcagtCCAGTCCGGTGCGCTCAGAGACCTGGGAGTTTCTATCCCAGCTGATACCTTCCCAATTGCAGGTTCAACCAGTAGTGAAGCTGAGTATGTATCCCAGAGACACAAACATGGACACAGACACGCATGCAAGCAGAGGACTTTGACACAGCTGGCTACACAGACTGCCACAGACAAGGCACTGCCTTCAACAGCACCCACATGGAATGCTACCAGGACTCACACAAAGCACAACTAAAGCACAAGTGCTTACGTGCCATCAGCAGCAGCTCACACACAAGACCCATCCCCTCCTGTTCACCCCCCTTCCCCTGAATGTTCCTCAACAAGTTTTGCACAGTCCCACAGCCCCCCCTGGAATATTCCAACTCCTCCTGTTCCTCTTGTTGCCCCCTTCTTACCCGTTACAAAGCCCCGGCTGTCCCTCCCCAAAGCTGTGCCTGGAGTTTCTTGATGGCCCGTCAATTAGTGGCTGAAGACTTTTTGGTCTTTGTTGCCTCTCATTTCTTGTGCACCAGGTTTGTGTCTCTGTGGATTTCTGTTTAATCATTTCCTCTTTATTATCCCCTTTTGCACCGAAAGGGTCCTTGATTGGATAACCTTAATGAAGCAGAGGCTTTCACCTTCCACATACCCACACAACAGGTTTAAACTGGAATGCTTAATACTTTCTGTCCCAAGGTCTCCAAATGCCTTAAGTGGAACAGCGAAAAATCCCTTGTTGGGCAGGACTTTTCTCTCTTTAGTGATGGGAAACGGAGAGCCCAGAATGAGACTGACAAACTGAAAGTCTCACACTGAGCTCCGGGCATAGCAAGCCCCATGCCAGACCTCCCATGTCCCAGGATGGGTCTTCTCTGAATCGAGGTCATGAAGTCCAGCTGCAGTGAGTCTCCTACCTCCAAAGCTGTGAGGTGTTCTTCCCCCTGCCAAAGTGGGGATCCCTCTCTAACATTCCCCTGCTTGTGTGCTCTGCCCGTGTCTCCCACAGGGTCCCGTCCAACAGCCCTGTGCAGAAATGCGCCGTTCTGCTGAAAGGTACCATCCATGCTTCCAGCTGCGAAGTCCTTGCCCCATGGATCTGCGAGAAATCTCTACAGTGACCTCCGGGGACCTTGTGTTAGGAAGTGTCCTTGGGAGAGCTGTGCTAAGGCTTGATCCCCGTGAAGGTGACGCAGGAAGCTTCTCTGAGAGAGAAGCCTGGCTGTGCTCCTCGCTGCTGTGGCACTTGCCGTAGTGCAAGGAATGAATGTATCATCTGCAGCCAAagccctggcaggagcagcTGCAAGAGAAGATCTGAGTGCTGCTCCTGGCTCCATTCAGGATCCCACCGGTGATGTTCATATTCATAGCCATCGGCTAGTGACAGACGGTCTTCTAAGTGCtggagagggggaaagagagaTTTCTCTAAGTCTCTCTCTCAGTCATTTTCAGAGATACCTGAGCACTGTCACTGGAATGCTGTCCTGGCATTGGAAATCCTAGGGAGAGATGGGATTGTAATCTGTGAGCTCATGCAAGCTGTGAgttaatttctctctcttgtgAACATTGGTGACATACACGAAGGCGGAAAGCTAGCCTGAAGTTTGAAGTTGGCCTGCTTTTGCAAGCGGTTGAAT from Gavia stellata isolate bGavSte3 chromosome 4, bGavSte3.hap2, whole genome shotgun sequence harbors:
- the LOC104259697 gene encoding killer cell lectin-like receptor subfamily G member 1; the protein is MIPNCWEESSIDLQGNSDPDLDSVDNGTSKFQVKQSEKKQRLKACDGNKKEHIYLNVKHSASSKKQMMRRQRTEENKNIKNKDSPVSGTPCQIIAVIAGILVLALLGAAVGFIIKGCPCPRCPEQWVAYRGSCYSFSKEKKDWHSSRESCRAQGAHLLVISNTSKMDFFPMMHFESHWIGLQNSTGGDWVWEDGSKLSGNKVPSNSPVQKCAVLLKGTIHASSCEVLAPWICEKSLQ